In one Denitratisoma sp. genomic region, the following are encoded:
- a CDS encoding VWA domain-containing protein: protein MLIDFFHHLKASKLPVSTKEFLTLLEALQKHVAGHSIDEFYFLSRACLVKDESNYDKFDKAFGEYFKGVERIPGLEADIPEDWLRLMAKKHLTPEEKAKLQALGWDKLMEEFKKRLQEQKKRHAGGSKWIGTGGSSPFGAHGYHPEGIRVGGESAGNRTAVKVWENREYRNLDDTLELGTRNIKVALRRLRRFAREGAEEELDLDGTISSTARNAGWLDILMRPERHNKVKVLLFLDIGGSMDDHIRVCEELFSAAKTEFKHLEYFYFHNCVYDHVWRDNRRRHSERFPLWDVMHKYGPDYKLILVGDATMSPYEIMQPGGSVEYMNEESGATWMRRLLDTYPHAVWLNPEPEHLWPYRHSITILHSLMGSRMFPLTLEGLERAMRLLSK, encoded by the coding sequence ATGCTGATCGACTTCTTCCACCACCTGAAGGCCAGCAAGCTGCCGGTCTCGACCAAGGAATTCCTCACCCTGCTGGAGGCCCTGCAGAAGCACGTCGCCGGCCACAGCATCGACGAGTTCTACTTCCTCTCGCGCGCCTGCCTGGTGAAGGACGAGTCGAACTACGACAAGTTCGACAAGGCCTTCGGCGAATACTTCAAGGGCGTCGAGCGCATCCCCGGCCTGGAGGCGGACATCCCGGAGGACTGGCTGCGCCTGATGGCGAAGAAGCACCTGACGCCGGAGGAAAAGGCGAAATTGCAGGCGCTCGGCTGGGACAAGCTGATGGAGGAATTCAAGAAACGCCTGCAGGAGCAGAAGAAGCGCCATGCCGGCGGCTCGAAGTGGATCGGCACCGGCGGCAGCAGCCCCTTCGGCGCCCACGGCTACCACCCCGAGGGCATCCGCGTCGGCGGCGAGTCCGCCGGCAACCGCACGGCGGTCAAGGTCTGGGAGAACCGCGAATACCGCAACCTCGACGACACCCTCGAGCTGGGCACGCGCAACATCAAGGTGGCGCTGCGCCGCCTGCGCCGCTTCGCCCGCGAGGGCGCCGAGGAGGAGCTCGACCTCGACGGCACCATCTCGTCGACCGCGCGCAATGCCGGCTGGCTCGACATCCTGATGCGCCCGGAGCGGCACAACAAGGTGAAGGTGCTGCTGTTCCTCGACATCGGCGGCTCGATGGACGACCACATCCGCGTCTGCGAGGAGCTGTTCTCGGCGGCCAAGACCGAGTTCAAGCACCTCGAGTACTTCTATTTCCACAACTGCGTCTACGACCACGTCTGGCGCGACAACCGGCGCCGCCACTCCGAGCGTTTCCCGCTGTGGGACGTCATGCACAAGTACGGCCCCGACTACAAGCTGATCCTGGTCGGCGACGCCACCATGAGCCCCTACGAGATCATGCAGCCGGGCGGCTCGGTGGAATACATGAACGAGGAGTCCGGCGCCACCTGGATGCGGCGCCTGCTCGACACCTACCCGCACGCCGTCTGGCTCAATCCCGAGCCGGAGCACCTGTGGCCCTACCGCCACTCCATCACGATCCTGCACAGCCTGATGGGCAGCCGCATGTTCCCGCTGACCCTGGAAGGCCTGGAACGGGCCATGCGCCTGCTCAGCAAATAG